A DNA window from Daucus carota subsp. sativus chromosome 3, DH1 v3.0, whole genome shotgun sequence contains the following coding sequences:
- the LOC108215153 gene encoding protein MANNAN SYNTHESIS-RELATED 2 — protein sequence MKGIVKIAITQPLGVSTRQLTLVRVPSGVSEEYIASKVQPIYKKKGSLKIVTYLSPSLVTKGEGNDTTSLSCLAMFESLQLKAELEKTILSMVEMLRSSGQNSSSLYIAVDLKDENFGNKGCQGSFINGRKTCYTAHDIIQFLKKIRIEREATIYLTLDGWHDSLNSLTEIYPNVHTKETLVPADKVVPFLSPETYVYKKIIDYYICSSSDIYIPAKFDHFYMTVVGERIATGERIVLEPAESDSKNGADYISPYMLRKSHYAYSCFC from the exons ATGAAAGGCATTGTCAAAATAGCAATTACTCAGCCTCTTGGAGTATCAACCAGACAGCTGACCCTTGTCAGAGTCCCAAGTGGAGTTTCAGAAGAGTATATTGCATCAAAAGTGCAAccaatttataaaaagaaaggAAGTTTAAAGATTGTGACTTACCTCTCCCCTTCACTCGTGACAAAGGGAGAAGGTAATGACACGACTTCACTTTCATGCTTAGCTATGTTTGAGTCTCTTCAGTTAAAAGCTGAGTTGGAGAAAACTATTCTTTCGATGGTTGAGATGCTTAGAAGTTCTGGCCAAAACTCAAGTAGTTTATACATTGCCGTGGACCTGAAAGATGAGAATTTTGGGAATAAAGGGTGTCAAGGGAGCTTTATTAATGGAAGAAAAACTTGCTACACTGCCCACGATATCATccaatttttaaagaaaatcagAATTGAAAGAGAGGCAACTATATATCTGACTTTGGATGGATGGCATGATAGTCTCAACTCGTTGACAGAGATTTACCCAAACGTACATACAAAG GAGACCTTGGTACCAGCTGATAAAGTAGTTCCCTTTTTGAGTCCAGAGACTTATGTGTACAAAAAGATCATCGATTACTATATATGTTCCTCGAGTGATATTTATATCCCAGCCAAGTTTGATCACTTCTACATGACTGTGGTCGGCGAAAGAATTGCGACAGGTGAAAGAATTGTTCTTGAGCCTGCAGAATCAGATTCGAAGAATGGCGCTGACTACATATCCCCATACATGTTGAGGAAGAGTCACTACGCTTACTCATGCTTCTGTTGA
- the LOC108215261 gene encoding probable disease resistance protein RF9, translating to MLLLSRIYLLALKEFLKAWWGIWWMKVMAATLLSSLVGWGGLGKTTLARKIYNHSTIKKHFSGLAWVSISQKWQPKAVLQRILVSLVPEKRAEILHSEVDKLVENLLEIQLKKNCLIVLDDIWSIDAWDSLKAAFPNEICRTKIMLTSRNVDVASHVNPRCFVYKPQVLDAEQSWELLRLKALPKPDYLSARDYQKMEEWGRELVQNCSGLPLAIVVLGGILVTKPTFYEWEKVYYDSLSSLKRGKGLGEGHREEVFEFLVWSYNDLPSQLKLCFLYMGKFAEDEDIEAETLYQLWIAEGMVLSSDKREGETLMQVAESYMGELVHKSMVQVIYEDDIYSQRKFKSCLLHDLMRDLSMSIAKGEDFFKVANIREVNDFPFDPSLQLASSSPRQLVIYLDAVRYKSIKYLPFLVNKYNQRRVRSVLLFANNAFPTILVSHVANFRFLRVFALEGVDLNKQSEFSCLSRIHVEKCLGSLVHLRYLSLRGSGTDWLLFPCIQKLKLLKTLRLDVGYYLHIPPWISTSILSKLECLQHLYLPSFGIQSSGKNIKLRFNGLSLLETLENFDPDWCEVKDIPRLISLQKLTVKVKEGYKDLEDMVKCLSSYSGRYLNLDIDMCDPGFGADIWRQLFSNHTSNLQKLLLSGKLPELGQIFGQQKLRNTHDINVSLIHITSLRLWESCLEEDPMPILEKIPTLRNLDLTNAYVGKEMVCSANGFQNLERLVLWNLHNLVKWEIEKGSMPILLLLRIRRCRKLEELPEGLKFLSSLEKIEINGMPSDFNERVRVVDGEAGPDFYKVAHIPDLEISGISGELTDAMILKIILGSSDSE from the exons ATGCTGTTGTTGAGCCGGATTTATTTGTTGGCTTTGAAGGAGTTCTTGAAAGCTTGGTGGGGCATTTGGTGGATGAAAGTGATGGCGGCTACCCTGTTATCTTCATTGGTGGGATGGGGGGGGCTAGGAAAGACCACTCTTGCTAGAAAAATATACAACCATTCCACCATCAAGAAGCATTTTTCGGGGTTAGCCTGGGTTTCCATCTCTCAGAAGTGGCAACCGAAGGCTGTGCTGCAGCGGATTCTTGTTAGTCTTGTCCCTGAGAAAAGAGCAGAGATCCTTCACTCTGAAGTTGACAAGCTTGTGGAAAATTTGCTAGAAATTCAGCTcaagaaaaattgtttaatTGTTCTTGATGACATATGGTCAATTGATGCTTGGGATTCCTTAAAAGCGGCCTTCCCAAATGAAATTTGCAGAACCAAAATAATGCTTACAAGTCGTAATGTGGATGTTGCTTCCCATGTCAACCCGAGATGTTTTGTTTACAAACCGCAGGTCCTTGATGCAGAACAAAGTTGGGAGCTACTCCGTTTGAAAGCACTTCCAAAACCAGACTATCTAA GCGCCAGAGACTATCAAAAGATGGAGGAATGGGGAAGAGAACTGGTTCAGAATTGTTCGGGTCTTCCACTAGCTATAGTTGTTTTGGGGGGAATTCTTGTAACAAAACCGACCTTTTATGAGTGGGAGAAGGTATATTATGATAGCTTATCCTCCCTAAAGAGAGGCAAAGGCCTCGGAGAAGGTCATCGAGAAGAAGTGTTTGAGTTTTTAGTTTGGAGTTACAATGATTTACCCTCTCAATTGAAGTTATGCTTTCTATACATGGGTAAATTTGCAGAAGATGAAGATATAGAAGCAGAGACTCTATATCAGTTATGGATTGCAGAAGGAATGGTACTATCAAGTGACAAAAGGGAAGGAGAAACACTGATGCAAGTTGCTGAATCCTATATGGGGGAACTGGTCCATAAGAGTATGGTTCAAGTAATATACGAAGATGATATATACTCacaaagaaaattcaaatcatGTCTACTTCATGACCTAATGAGAGACCTGTCTATGTCTATAGCTAAAGGGGaagattttttcaaagttgctAATATCAGAGAAGTTAACGATTTCCCATTTGATCCATCTCTGCAATTGGCGTCCTCTTCCCCACGACAGCTAGTGATCTATCTTGATGCAGTAAGATACAAAAGTATCAAATATCTCCCATTCCTTGTCAACAAATACAATCAACGACGAGTCAGGTCAGTTTTATTGTTTGCAAACAATGCCTTCCCGACAATACTGGTATCACATGTTGCAAACTTCAGGTTTCTAAGAGTTTTTGCTCTGGAAGGAGTTGATCTTAATAAACAAAGTGAGTTCAGTTGTCTTTCTCGTATTCATGTCGAAAAATGTTTAGGCAGCCTGGTTCACTTGCGGTATTTGAGTCTCAGGGGAAGCGGGACTGATTGGTTGTTGTTTCCCTGTATACAGAAGCTGAAATTACTAAAAACTCTGAGATTAGACGTGGGGTATTATTTACACATTCCACCATGGATTTCAACAAGTATTCTGAGCAAATTGGAATGTTTACAACATCTGTATCTACCAAGTTTTGGAATTCAAAGCTCAGGGAAGAATATAAAATTACGGTTTAATGGGCTGAGCTTGTTAGAGACACTTGAGAACTTTGATCCTGATTGGTGTGAGGTCAAGGACATACCGAGATTAATCAGTCTTCAGAAACTAACTGTAAAAGTAAAAGAGGGTTATAAAGATTTGGAAGATATGGTTAAATGCTTGTCATCATATTCAGGTAGGTACTTGAACCTAGATATTGATATGTGTGATCCAGGTTTTGGTGCAGATATCTGGAGACAGTTGTTCAGTAATCACACATCCAATCTTCAGAAATTACTATTAAGTGGCAAGCTCCCGGAGCTGGGTCAAATATTTGGACAGCAGAAACTACGTAATACACATGATATCAATGTATCTTTGATTCATATTACCAGCTTAAGATTATGGGAGTCGTGCCTAGAGGAAGACCCGATGCCAATACTGGAGAAGATTCCGACTCTGAGGAATCTGGATTTAACAAATGCATATGTGGGGAAGGAAATGGTGTGCTCAGCCAATGGTTTTCAAAACCTCGAACGTCTTGTCTTATGGAATCTCCACAACTTGGTGAAATGGGAAATTGAAAAAGGAAGCATGCCGATCCTGCTCCTGTTGAGGATTCGTAGATGTCGCAAGTTGGAAGAGCTCCCAGAAGGATTGAAATTCCTCAGTTCCTTGGAAAAGATAGAAATAAATGGAATGCCATCAGATTTCAATGAAAGGGTGCGTGTGGTGGATGGTGAAGCAGGACCTGATTTTTACAAGGTTGCTCACATCCCGGACCTGGAGATCAGTGGAATAAGTGGTGAACTTACAGATGCAATGATTCTTAAAATCATTCTAGGCTCGTCGGATTCCGAATAG
- the LOC108215262 gene encoding uncharacterized protein LOC108215262 — protein MLHDSVRNLVQVYIQFLLSGWANLGRLILRSFSTAWTLAFMQGKKENKQKPEGTMSMLSGRISGRSLAAAITGNKYHGLRALFSSRVVGGHMLHDDNDDGGKSKNKEDRRNSPGGEAYPVTYPYSVEGNSAKTDTSDSDHNDEGEGTSAKIDTPSNSAEAEPLGETWGESSGGFGDCGGACGGACGGA, from the exons ATGCTACATGATTCCGTTCGGAATTTGGTCCAA GTGTATATCCAGTTTTTACTTTCTGGTTGGGCTAACTTGGGCCGCTTAATTCTGCGTAGTTTTAGCACTGCATGGACTCTAGCTTTTATGCAAG gtaaaaaagaaaacaaacagAAGCCAGAAGGAACGATGTCGATGTTATCTGGAAGAATTAGTGGGAGGTCATTAGCAGCAGCAATTACCGGAAATAAGTACCATGGATTGCGAGCTCTCTTCTCCTCCCGG GTAGTTGGAGGTCACATGTTgcatgatgacaatgatgatggAGGAAAGTCTAAAAACAAAGAAGATCGGAGAAATTCTCCG GGGGGTGAAGCATACCCAGTGACATATCCGTATTCAGTCGAAGGTAATTCTGCAAAAACGGACACTTCTGATTCTGATCATAATGATGAAGGCGAAGGCACTTCCGCGAAGATAGACACTCCTAGTAATAGCGCTGAAGCTGAGCCGCTTGGAGAAACATGGGGGGAAAGCTCGGGAGGTTTTGGAGATTGCGGAGGAGCTTGTGGAGGAGCTTGCGGTGGAGCTTGA
- the LOC108215186 gene encoding plant intracellular Ras-group-related LRR protein 6 produces MKMMYEQQQDVIRNKDYVIKMSRSMGSSHEEEPQLLDVLNLSGMSLESLPNPSINLAAICKLDLSNNNLQSIPESLTARLLNVAVLDVHSNQLKALPNSIGCLSKLKILNVSGNLLQSLPRTIENCRSLEELNANFNMLTKMTDTIGFELINLKKLSVNSNKLNFLPSSTSHLINLCILDARLNCLRALPDDLENLINLKVLNVSQNFQYLRTLPYSIGLLISLVELDISYNNISTLPDSMGCLNKLHKLSVEGNPLVSPPMDVVEQGLFKVKLYLSERMNGAHKNSPRKFSWVGKLKKYRTFNASSSKAQVNVNEVESLETQGFIVNHDHSDYHDIQAIASPRSLKMFSPRRLFSPKTYFTR; encoded by the exons ATGAAGATGATGTACGAGCAACAACAAGATGTAATAAGAAACAAAGATTATGTGATAAAGATGTCAAGGTCGATGGGCTCGAGTCACGAAGAGGAGCCGCAACTACTTGATGTCTTGAATTTGAGCGGAATGTCCTTGGAATCTCTCCCTAATCCTTCTATTAATCTTGCAGCTATTTGCAAGCTAGACCTCTCCAATAACAATCTCCAG AGTATACCAGAGTCTCTCACAGCAAGACTCCTAAATGTTGCGGTTCTAGACGTGCACTCAAATCAGCTTAAAGCCCTCCCCAATTCAATAGGATGCTTGTCAaaactcaagattttaaatgtctCTGGCAACCTCCTGCAGTCCCTCCCCAGAACCATTGAAAATTGCAG ATCACTGGAGGAGCTAAATGCAAACTTCAACATGTTGACAAAAATGACCGACACAATAGGCTTTGAGCTCATCAACTTAAAGAAACTTTCTGTCAACTCCAACAAGCTCAATTTTCTTCCCTCTTCGACCTCTCACTTAATCAACCTCTGCATTCTAGATGCCCGTCTCAACTGCCTCCGCGCCCTCCCCGACGACCTTGAAAACCTAATCAATCTCAAAGTCCTCAATGTCAGCCAAAACTTCCAATACCTAAGAACCCTGCCATACTCCATAGGCCTTCTCATCTCCCTAGTCGAACTCGACATCAGTTACAACAACATATCCACATTGCCAGACTCCATGGGGTGCCTAAACAAGTTACACAAGCTAAGCGTCGAAGGCAATCCGTTGGTTTCGCCTCCCATGGATGTGgttgagcagggacttttcaaagtgaaattatatttaagtgAAAGGATGAATGGGGCACATAAGAACTCTCCTAGGAAGTTCTCGTGGGTTGGTAAATTAAAGAAGTATAGAACTTTCAATGCAAGTAGCAGTAAAGCTCAAGTAAATGTGAATGAAGTTGAAAGCCTTGAGACACAAGGGTTCATAGTGAATCATGATCATAGTGATTATCATGATATTCAAGCCATTGCTTCACCTAGGTCCTTAAAAATGTTTTCACCGCGCAGACTTTTCTCTCCCAAGACTTACTTCACCAGATGA
- the LOC108215185 gene encoding probable beta-D-xylosidase 7 codes for MNRLHISLAILCTLTLNAIVIHAESTQLTQSPPPFSCDSSNPSTKSYHFCDTSLSISQRVDDLVTRLTLDEKISQLVNSAAAIPRLGVAAYEWWSEGLHGISRHGRGVRFNGTVRSATMFPQIILTAASFDSLLWYRIAQAIGREARAIYNVGQAKGLTFWAPNINIFRDPRWGRGQETPGEDPLVSGKYAVSFVRGIQGDSFEGGYLKDGHLQISACCKHFTAYDLDNWTTFNRYAFNAHVTLQDLADSYQPPFQSCVEQGQASGIMCAYNQVNGVPNCADYNLLTKTARGLWGFQGYIASDCDGVATIYDPQRYAALPEDAVADVLKAGMDVNCGSHLKKYTKSAIQQKKINESDVDTALRNLFSVQMRLGFYNGDPRKQSLGKIGPDQVCSNENLQLALEAARSGIVLLKNSASFLPLSKTKISSLALIGPSANSTEVFLANYEGPPCKNITLLQAFQSYVKSTAYNQGCDYVNCTSVMLSETMKLASSSDYVVLVMGLDQSQEREKHDRVDLVLPGQQQYLITNVAKVSKKPVVLVVLSGGPVDISFARDDPNIASILWAGYPGEAGGTALAEIIFGDHNPGGKLPVTWYPKDFVRVPMTDMRMRPDQSTGYPGRTYRFYSGPKVYEFGYGLSYSNYSYKFTSVSPKTVSLTQLSNTLILKDSNSDPYVPVSKISNDACDKAQFRAIVKVQNNGQMQGKHPVLLFLKTLEVKNGDPIKQLIGFQSVDLRAGEKAQVEFVLNPCEHLSKATSDGLMIIEAASYNLIVGDKEYPFKVVI; via the exons ATGAATCGTCTCCATATTTCTCTTGCAATCTTGTGCACTTTAACACTCAATGCAATTGTTATCCATGCCGAGTCAACTCAGTTAACTCAATCACCGCCACCATTTTCATGTGATTCCTCTAACCCATCTACAAAATCATACCACTTCTGTGATACTTCACTATCAATTTCCCAACGAGTTGACGACTTGGTGACTCGGTTAACTCTCGACGAGAAAATCTCACAACTGGTTAACTCAGCAGCGGCGATTCCTCGACTCGGCGTCGCCGCTTATGAGTGGTGGTCGGAAGGTTTACATGGAATATCACGTCATGGAAGAGGTGTTCGGTTTAACGGAACGGTTAGGTCAGCAACTATGTTTCCTCAGATTATTCTTACTGCTGCCAGTTTCGACTCGTTACTTTGGTATCGCATTGCCCAG GCAATTGGAAGAGAAGCAAGGGCTATATACAACGTGGGACAAGCCAAGGGATTGACATTTTGGGcaccaaatattaatattttccgCGATCCACGATGGGGGAGAGGTCAAGAAACACCTGGGGAAGATCCATTAGTTTCAGGAAAGTATGCAGTCTCATTTGTAAGAGGAATCCAAGGTGACAGTTTTGAGGGCGGATATCTAAAAGACGGTCATCTGCAGATTTCAGCTTGCTGCAAACACTTTACTGCCTATGATCTAGATAACTGGACCACTTTTAATCGTTATGCGTTTAATGCTCAT gTTACCCTACAAGATTTGGCTGATTCATATCAGCCACCTTTCCAGAGCTGTGTAGAACAAGGGCAAGCCAGCGGGATAATGTGTGCCTATAACCAAGTTAATGGAGTCCCAAACTGTGCTGACTACAATCTTTTGACAAAGACTGCTCGTGGACTGTGGGGGTTCCAAGG ATATATTGCCTCGGATTGTGATGGAGTTGCTACAATTTATGATCCTCAAAGATATGCTGCATTGCCTGAGGACGCAGTGGCAGATGTTCTCAAAGCTG GCATGGATGTCAATTGTGGTTCTCACTTGAAGAAATACACTAAATCAGCAATACAACAGAAAAAGATCAATGAATCAGATGTCGACACTGCTCTTCGCAATCTCTTCTCTGTCCAGATGaggttaggattttataatggAGACCCAAGAAAGCAGTCTTTAGGTAAGATTGGTCCAGACCAGGTATGTTCCAATGAGAACCTGCAGTTAGCCCTTGAAGCTGCAAGAAGCGGCATAGTTCTTTTGAAGAATTCTGCAAGTTTTCTCCCACTTTCAAAGACAAAAATATCGTCACTGGCTCTTATTGGACCTAGTGCCAACAGTACAGAAGTCTTTCTTGCCAACTATGAAGGGCCtccatgcaaaaatatcacacTCCTCCAAGCATTTCAGAGTTACGTGAAGAGCACAGCTTATAACCAAGGGTGTGATTATGTAAATTGTACTAGTGTTATGCTCTCTGAAACAATGAAGTTAGCAAGCAGTTCGGATTATGTTGTGCTTGTTATGGGGCTAGATCAGAGTCAAGAAAGAGAGAAACATGATCGAGTGGATTTGGTGCTCCCAGGACAGCAGCAATATCTCATTACAAATGTTGCAAAGGTTTCAAAGAAGCCAGTTGTCTTGGTGGTGTTGTCTGGAGGTCCTGTTGACATTTCTTTTGCCCGAGATGACCCAAACATTGCAAGCATATTGTGGGCCGGTTATCCAGGTGAAGCTGGAGGAACTGCACTGGCAGAAATAATCTTCGGTGACCATAACCCAG GCGGAAAGTTACCTGTCACTTGGTATCCAAAAGATTTCGTCAGAGTACCAATGACAGACATGAGAATGCGGCCTGATCAATCAACAGGGTATCCAGGGAGAACATACCGATTCTACAGTGGACCAAAAGTTTACGAATTTGGTTATGGTCTTAGCTATTCAAATTATAGTTACAAGTTCACTTCAGTATCCCCAAAGACAGTCTCTCTAACTCAATTATCTAACACACTGATTCTCAAAGATTCCAACTCAGACCCTTACGTGCCAGTATCAAAGATAAGCAACGACGCATGTGATAAAGCACAATTCCGAGCTATTGTAAAAGTTCAAAACAATGGACAGATGCAGGGTAAGCACCCAGTTTTGCTATTTCTTAAAACATTGGAAGTTAAAAACGGGGATCCAATCAAGCAGTTGATTGGATTTCAGAGTGTGGATTTGCGTGCTGGTGAAAAAGCTCAAGTGGAGTTTGTATTGAACCCTTGTGAGCACCTTAGCAAAGCTACCAGCGACGGTTTGATGATAATTGAAGCAGCATCTTACAACCTCATTGTAGGAGATAAAGAGTATCCATTTAAGGTTGTAATATAA